The following are encoded together in the Erwinia sp. E602 genome:
- the argF gene encoding ornithine carbamoyltransferase, with protein MSQLYKRHFLRLLDFTPAEINGLLALASTLKTDKKNGEEIQHLKGKNIALIFEKDSTRTRCSFEVAAYDQGANVTYLGPSGSQIGHKESMKDTARVLGRMYDGIQYRGHGQALVESLAEHAGVPVWNGLTNEFHPTQLLADLLTMQEHLPEKAFSQMTFVYVGDARNNMGNTMLEAAALTGLDLRLVAPKACWPDAQLVEECRAAAAKTGGKITLTEDIAAGVAGADFIYTDVWVSMGEPKEVWAERIALLRAYQVNKAMLDLTGNPQVKFLHCLPAFHDDQTTLGQQMAQQYDLHGGMEVTDEVFESAHSVVFDQAENRLHTIKAVMVATLAQLV; from the coding sequence ATGAGTCAACTGTACAAACGGCATTTTCTCAGGCTGCTGGATTTTACCCCCGCCGAAATCAACGGCTTGCTGGCGCTGGCCTCGACACTGAAGACCGACAAGAAAAACGGTGAAGAAATTCAGCACCTGAAGGGCAAGAATATTGCGCTCATCTTCGAAAAAGACTCGACCCGTACCCGATGCTCTTTCGAAGTTGCCGCTTACGACCAGGGGGCTAACGTCACCTATCTCGGCCCGAGCGGCAGCCAGATCGGCCATAAGGAGTCGATGAAGGACACCGCACGCGTTCTCGGCCGCATGTATGACGGCATTCAGTATCGCGGCCACGGCCAGGCGCTGGTCGAGTCGCTGGCCGAACACGCCGGCGTGCCGGTGTGGAACGGGCTGACCAACGAGTTCCACCCGACCCAGCTGCTGGCCGACCTGCTGACCATGCAGGAGCACCTGCCGGAGAAGGCCTTCAGCCAGATGACCTTCGTCTATGTCGGCGACGCACGCAACAATATGGGTAATACCATGCTGGAAGCGGCAGCGCTGACCGGGCTGGATCTGCGGCTGGTAGCACCGAAGGCGTGCTGGCCGGACGCGCAGCTGGTGGAAGAGTGCCGGGCAGCGGCGGCGAAAACCGGTGGCAAAATCACCCTGACCGAGGATATCGCCGCCGGGGTGGCCGGTGCCGACTTTATCTATACCGACGTCTGGGTGTCGATGGGCGAGCCGAAAGAGGTGTGGGCAGAGCGGATTGCCTTACTGCGCGCCTATCAGGTCAATAAAGCGATGCTGGATCTGACCGGCAATCCGCAGGTGAAGTTCCTGCACTGCCTGCCCGCCTTCCACGACGATCAGACCACGCTGGGCCAGCAGATGGCGCAGCAGTACGATCTGCACGGCGGTATGGAAGTCACCGACGAGGTGTTTGAGTCGGCGCACAGCGTGGTGTTCGACCAGGCGGAAAACCGCCTGCATACCATCAAGGCGGTGATGGTCGCCACCCTGGCGCAGCTGGTGTAA
- the rraB gene encoding ribonuclease E inhibitor RraB — translation MANEALLEEQREETRLIIEELLEDGSDPDALYTIEHHFSCSSFDALEKAAVEAFKLGYEVTEPEELELDDGTTVMCCDILSEGALNAELIDKQVEQLVNLVAQFNVDYDGWGTYFEDPDAQDEDDEGEEEDEQEDGDDNGVRH, via the coding sequence ATGGCTAACGAAGCATTACTGGAAGAGCAGCGCGAAGAGACACGGCTGATTATTGAAGAACTGCTGGAAGACGGCAGCGATCCGGATGCGCTCTATACCATCGAGCACCACTTCTCCTGCAGCAGCTTTGATGCGCTGGAGAAAGCGGCGGTTGAGGCCTTCAAGCTGGGCTACGAAGTGACCGAGCCGGAAGAGCTGGAGCTGGACGACGGTACCACGGTGATGTGCTGTGACATCCTCAGCGAAGGCGCGCTGAACGCCGAGCTGATCGACAAGCAGGTCGAGCAGCTGGTGAATCTGGTGGCGCAGTTCAACGTTGACTACGACGGCTGGGGCACCTACTTCGAAGATCCGGATGCGCAGGACGAAGACGACGAAGGCGAAGAGGAAGACGAGCAGGAAGACGGCGACGACAACGGCGTCCGTCACTGA
- a CDS encoding tRNA-(ms[2]io[6]A)-hydroxylase: protein MTQFDTLLAPIHGFLHCRTPQAWIDEARKPENLPLLLTDHLVCELKAAQTAMWLIRKYVADKASGDALLAWLRPWEDFVHNDQADLGFLEQHKALSKTIISREELPYGDALVDKMVLLIKEELHHFYQVLEIMQARDIPYMKITASRYAKGLIREITTHEPQALVDKLICGAYIEARSCERFASLAPHLDDRLSAFYVSLLRSEARHYQDYLELAQLISPKDISARVQKIGETEAKLISEPDDRLRFHSGVPAFAC, encoded by the coding sequence ATGACCCAGTTTGACACTCTGTTAGCCCCGATCCACGGCTTTCTGCACTGCCGTACTCCGCAGGCGTGGATCGACGAAGCGCGCAAGCCGGAAAACCTGCCGCTGTTACTCACCGACCACCTGGTATGCGAGCTGAAAGCCGCCCAGACCGCGATGTGGCTGATCCGCAAATACGTGGCGGATAAAGCCAGCGGCGACGCGCTGCTGGCGTGGCTGAGACCCTGGGAAGATTTTGTTCATAACGACCAGGCCGACCTCGGGTTTCTGGAACAGCATAAGGCGCTGTCCAAAACCATCATCAGCCGTGAAGAGCTGCCCTACGGCGACGCGCTGGTGGATAAGATGGTGCTGCTGATCAAAGAGGAGCTGCACCACTTCTATCAGGTGCTGGAGATCATGCAGGCGCGCGATATCCCCTATATGAAGATCACCGCCAGCCGCTATGCCAAAGGCCTGATACGTGAAATCACCACCCATGAGCCGCAGGCGCTGGTGGATAAGCTGATCTGCGGTGCCTACATCGAAGCGCGATCCTGCGAACGCTTCGCCAGCCTGGCCCCGCATCTGGACGATCGCCTGTCGGCGTTTTACGTCTCGCTGCTGCGCTCGGAAGCGCGCCACTATCAGGATTATCTTGAGCTGGCGCAGCTGATCTCACCGAAGGATATCAGCGCGCGGGTACAGAAGATCGGCGAGACCGAGGCGAAACTGATTAGCGAACCGGACGACAGGCTGCGTTTTCACAGCGGCGTACCGGCGTTTGCCTGCTAG
- a CDS encoding GNAT family N-acetyltransferase: MTTAIHATLRVRPITAADNPLIAQVIRTVSAEFGLTADKGYTVSDPNLDRLFELYSEPDSAYWVVEVNGQVVGGGGVAPLQGGEADVCELQKMYFLSEARGLGVARDLAIQALEYARTLGFKRCYLETTASLTRAIRLYEHLGFAHIDGPLGYTGHVDCEVTMLKTL, from the coding sequence ATGACCACCGCTATACACGCCACCCTGCGGGTACGCCCGATTACCGCTGCTGATAATCCGCTGATTGCACAGGTGATCCGCACCGTCTCTGCCGAATTCGGGCTGACCGCAGATAAAGGCTATACCGTTTCCGACCCTAACCTTGACCGGCTGTTTGAGCTCTACAGCGAGCCGGACAGCGCCTACTGGGTGGTCGAGGTGAATGGTCAGGTGGTCGGCGGTGGCGGCGTGGCACCGCTGCAGGGCGGTGAGGCGGACGTCTGCGAGCTGCAGAAGATGTACTTCCTCAGCGAGGCGCGCGGCCTCGGCGTGGCGCGCGATCTGGCTATCCAGGCGCTGGAGTACGCCCGCACGCTGGGCTTTAAGCGCTGCTATCTGGAAACCACCGCCTCGCTGACCCGCGCGATCCGCCTGTATGAGCACCTCGGCTTTGCGCATATCGACGGGCCGCTGGGCTATACCGGCCATGTTGACTGCGAAGTAACGATGCTGAAGACGCTGTAA
- a CDS encoding YjgN family protein, protein MENQTSPNQQHPVLFHGRAGEYFSIWLVNALLTMITLGIYSAWATVRRRRYFYGNTEIAGDRFDYHARPMDILKGRIIVFVGLVLFFILSSLLPTLSLLFVLAFFALIPWIVIRSWRYNALMSSFRGVRFNYLCRIGRAYWVMYLCPLLMVIGLYLLVSMVALSAINLGSVSASLAIGVIALVLLLVGGAVVQGVVSALNHDLYINNMSFGTLPFKAQLSKKAFIKIVLVSFLIFLPFLVVTGLLIGSLMVGLVYAAAMGVTDPQMMGALMAEHLFSLFLAIVVLIVGGLFSSAYLVVAQRNYAFGQTKLGEALQLKSTLSTGAFLGLVLTNSLIVLFTLGLGTPIAEVRLARYMASSTALTGDISLVTVQAHHDSAGTAVAEEVAAAFDLNVGI, encoded by the coding sequence ATGGAAAACCAAACTTCTCCCAACCAGCAGCACCCGGTGCTGTTCCACGGCCGGGCCGGCGAGTACTTCTCGATCTGGCTGGTGAATGCCTTACTCACCATGATCACGCTGGGCATCTACTCCGCGTGGGCCACCGTGCGCCGCCGCCGCTATTTCTACGGCAACACCGAAATCGCCGGCGACCGTTTTGACTACCATGCGCGGCCGATGGATATCCTTAAAGGGCGGATTATCGTCTTTGTGGGCCTGGTGCTGTTCTTTATCCTCTCTTCACTGCTGCCGACGCTGTCGCTCTTGTTTGTGCTGGCGTTCTTCGCGCTGATCCCGTGGATTGTGATCCGCAGCTGGCGCTATAACGCGCTGATGAGCAGCTTCCGCGGCGTGCGTTTTAACTACCTGTGCCGCATCGGCCGCGCCTACTGGGTGATGTACCTCTGCCCGCTGCTGATGGTGATTGGCCTGTATCTGCTGGTCAGCATGGTGGCGCTGTCGGCGATCAACCTCGGCAGCGTCAGCGCCTCATTAGCCATTGGCGTCATCGCGCTGGTGCTGCTGCTGGTCGGCGGTGCGGTAGTTCAGGGGGTGGTCAGCGCGCTGAACCACGACCTGTATATCAATAATATGTCGTTCGGCACGCTGCCGTTTAAGGCGCAGCTGAGCAAAAAAGCGTTTATTAAAATCGTGCTGGTCAGCTTCCTGATCTTCCTGCCGTTCCTGGTGGTCACCGGGCTGCTGATCGGTTCGCTGATGGTTGGCCTGGTGTACGCTGCCGCAATGGGCGTCACCGATCCGCAGATGATGGGCGCGCTGATGGCCGAACACCTGTTCAGCCTGTTCCTTGCCATAGTTGTGCTGATCGTCGGCGGCCTGTTCTCCTCCGCTTACCTGGTGGTGGCGCAGCGCAACTACGCCTTCGGCCAGACTAAACTCGGCGAGGCGTTACAGCTTAAATCGACCCTCTCTACCGGTGCCTTCCTCGGTCTGGTGCTGACCAACAGCCTGATCGTTCTGTTCACGCTGGGGCTCGGTACGCCGATCGCCGAAGTGCGCCTGGCGCGCTATATGGCCAGCAGCACCGCGCTGACCGGTGATATCTCGCTGGTGACCGTACAGGCGCACCATGACAGCGCCGGAACGGCGGTAGCCGAAGAGGTGGCGGCGGCGTTCGATCTTAACGTGGGGATCTGA
- a CDS encoding M48 family metallopeptidase translates to MQLDGFYQYPGRAAREVARLTLNDRHLTLMQDGHQQVLLLKEVQVSDALGTIPLTLTFPDGGRFVPQSDAQFRQWWQQRHRPGLVHRLERYRRGVALTLLATLASIALWLWVILPAASDLLARNLPDVVARQVGQQTQTLLRHGGFSEVTLPPAERQRLQQLFSRAIPPELRDGTLPLQLKVMHFDGGANAFMLADGTLIVSDDLLKLAKSDDALVAVMLHEMGHHHHRHPLQMLVRSSLVTLGYMWLTGDVSGIGDTILQSAAFVDQMQFSRGMEREADEYAIAQMQAQGRSLAEMQAIYTRLQQEGDRQSHGLQLPEWISSHPDMPERIKAIQDAQPKP, encoded by the coding sequence CTGCAGCTGGATGGCTTCTACCAGTATCCCGGACGGGCCGCCCGTGAGGTGGCCCGCCTGACGCTTAACGATCGCCATCTGACCCTGATGCAGGACGGTCACCAGCAGGTGCTGCTGCTGAAAGAGGTGCAGGTCTCTGACGCACTGGGCACCATTCCGCTGACCCTGACCTTCCCGGACGGCGGTCGCTTTGTGCCGCAGAGTGACGCACAGTTTCGCCAGTGGTGGCAGCAGCGCCACCGGCCGGGGCTGGTGCACCGGCTGGAACGCTACCGCCGCGGCGTGGCGCTGACCCTGCTGGCAACGCTGGCCAGCATTGCTTTATGGCTGTGGGTGATCCTGCCCGCCGCCAGCGACCTGCTGGCGCGTAACCTGCCGGACGTGGTCGCCCGCCAGGTAGGGCAGCAGACGCAGACCCTGCTGCGGCACGGGGGATTCAGCGAGGTGACGCTGCCGCCCGCCGAACGGCAGCGGCTGCAGCAGCTGTTCAGCAGGGCGATCCCCCCCGAGCTGCGCGACGGCACGCTGCCGCTGCAGCTGAAGGTGATGCACTTCGACGGCGGCGCTAACGCCTTTATGCTGGCCGACGGCACGCTAATCGTCAGCGACGATCTGCTGAAGCTGGCAAAAAGCGACGATGCGCTGGTGGCGGTGATGCTGCACGAGATGGGCCACCATCATCACCGCCATCCGCTGCAGATGCTGGTGCGCTCGTCGCTGGTAACGCTGGGCTATATGTGGCTGACCGGCGACGTCAGCGGCATCGGCGACACGATTCTGCAGTCGGCGGCGTTTGTCGACCAGATGCAGTTCTCACGCGGCATGGAGCGCGAGGCGGACGAGTACGCCATTGCGCAGATGCAGGCGCAGGGCCGCTCGCTGGCCGAGATGCAGGCGATCTACACCCGCCTGCAGCAGGAAGGCGACAGGCAGAGCCACGGCCTGCAGCTGCCGGAGTGGATCAGCAGCCACCCGGATATGCCGGAGCGTATTAAGGCCATTCAGGACGCGCAGCCGAAACCGTAA
- a CDS encoding valine--tRNA ligase — MEKTYNPQDIEQPLYEHWEQQGYFKPHGDTSQESFCIMIPPPNVTGSLHMGHAFQQTIMDTMIRYQRMQGKNTLWQAGTDHAGIATQMVVERKIAAEEGKTRQDYGRDAFIEKIWQWKAESGGTITRQMRRLGNSVDWERERFTMDDGLSNAVKEVFVRLHKENLIYRGKRLVNWDPKLRTAISDLEVENRESKGSMWHLRYPLADGVKTADGKDYLVVATTRPETILGDTGVAVNPEDPRYKDLIGKFLVLPLVNRRIPIVGDEHADMEKGTGCVKITPAHDFNDYEVGRRHKLPMINILTFDGDIRDAAQVYDTNGEECDAHDDSIPAEFRGLERFAARKAIVAAIDALGLLDEIKPHDLTVPYGDRGGVVIEPMLTDQWYVRTAPLAKVAVEAVENGDIQFVPKQYENMYFSWMRDIQDWCISRQLWWGHRIPAWYDDAGNVYVARSEEEVRAENNLGPDVALRQDEDVLDTWFSSGLWTFSTLGWPENTEALRTFHPTSVLVSGFDIIFFWIARMIMLTMHFIKDEDGKPQVPFNTVYMTGLIRDDEGQKMSKSKGNVIDPLDMVDGISLEDLLEKRTGNMMQPQLAEKIRKRTEKQFPNGIEPHGTDALRFTLAALASTGRDINWDMKRLEGYRNFCNKLWNASRFVLMNTEGHDCGFNGGELELSLADRWILAEFNQTVKAYREALDSYRFDLAAGILYEFTWNQFCDWYLELAKPVMNGGSENQLRGTRNTLVTVLEALLRLAHPIIPFITETIWQQVKVLKNISDDTIMLQPMPEFDAARVDEAAMADTEWLKQAIVAVRNIRNEMNISPAKPLDVLLRGASDDAARRVQQNHTFLRTLARLEKLELLPAGDKGPVSVTKLVDGAELLIPMAELIDKTVELERLAKEVGKVEAEMEKITAKLGNEGFVARAPEAVVAKERERLADFEQAKIKLIEQQGVIAAL, encoded by the coding sequence ATGGAAAAGACATATAACCCGCAAGATATCGAGCAGCCGCTTTACGAGCACTGGGAACAGCAGGGCTACTTTAAACCGCATGGCGATACCAGCCAGGAAAGCTTCTGCATCATGATCCCGCCGCCGAACGTCACCGGCAGCTTGCATATGGGTCACGCCTTCCAGCAGACCATCATGGACACCATGATCCGCTACCAGCGCATGCAGGGGAAAAACACCCTGTGGCAGGCGGGCACCGACCACGCGGGCATCGCCACGCAGATGGTGGTGGAGCGTAAGATCGCCGCTGAAGAGGGGAAAACCCGTCAGGACTACGGCCGCGACGCCTTTATCGAAAAAATCTGGCAGTGGAAAGCGGAGTCCGGCGGCACTATCACCCGCCAGATGCGCCGCCTCGGCAACTCCGTGGACTGGGAGCGCGAGCGCTTCACCATGGACGACGGCCTGTCTAACGCGGTGAAAGAGGTGTTCGTTCGCCTGCATAAAGAGAACCTGATCTACCGCGGCAAGCGCCTGGTGAACTGGGATCCGAAGCTGCGCACCGCCATCTCCGATCTGGAGGTGGAGAACCGCGAGTCAAAAGGCTCAATGTGGCACCTGCGCTACCCGCTGGCCGACGGCGTGAAAACCGCCGACGGCAAAGATTACCTGGTGGTCGCCACCACCCGCCCGGAAACCATCCTTGGTGATACCGGCGTGGCGGTCAATCCGGAAGATCCGCGCTATAAAGACCTGATCGGCAAGTTCCTCGTGCTGCCGCTGGTTAACCGCCGCATCCCGATCGTCGGCGACGAACACGCCGATATGGAGAAAGGCACCGGCTGCGTGAAGATCACCCCGGCGCACGACTTTAACGACTACGAAGTGGGTCGTCGTCATAAGCTGCCGATGATCAACATCCTGACCTTCGACGGCGATATCCGCGATGCGGCACAGGTTTACGACACCAACGGCGAAGAGTGCGATGCGCACGACGATTCTATCCCGGCGGAGTTCCGTGGCCTGGAGCGCTTTGCAGCGCGTAAAGCCATCGTTGCCGCCATCGACGCGCTCGGCCTGCTCGACGAGATCAAACCGCACGATCTGACCGTTCCTTACGGCGATCGCGGCGGCGTGGTGATCGAGCCGATGCTGACCGATCAGTGGTACGTGCGCACCGCCCCGCTGGCGAAAGTGGCGGTGGAAGCGGTAGAGAACGGTGATATTCAGTTCGTGCCGAAGCAGTATGAGAACATGTACTTCTCGTGGATGCGCGATATCCAGGACTGGTGCATCTCCCGTCAGCTGTGGTGGGGCCACCGTATCCCGGCCTGGTACGACGACGCCGGTAACGTCTATGTTGCCCGCAGCGAAGAAGAAGTGCGCGCCGAGAACAACCTCGGCCCGGACGTGGCGCTGCGCCAGGACGAAGACGTGCTCGATACCTGGTTCTCCTCCGGGCTGTGGACCTTCTCCACCCTCGGCTGGCCGGAAAACACCGAAGCGCTACGTACCTTCCACCCGACCAGCGTGCTGGTCAGCGGCTTTGACATCATCTTCTTCTGGATTGCGCGCATGATCATGCTGACCATGCACTTTATCAAGGATGAAGACGGCAAGCCGCAGGTGCCGTTTAACACCGTCTATATGACCGGGCTGATCCGCGACGACGAAGGGCAGAAGATGTCCAAGTCGAAGGGTAACGTGATCGATCCGCTGGATATGGTCGACGGCATCTCGCTGGAAGACCTGCTGGAGAAACGCACCGGCAACATGATGCAGCCGCAGCTGGCGGAGAAGATCCGCAAGCGCACCGAGAAGCAGTTCCCGAACGGCATCGAGCCGCACGGCACCGACGCCCTGCGCTTTACCCTGGCGGCGCTGGCCTCTACCGGCCGCGACATCAACTGGGATATGAAGCGCCTGGAAGGCTACCGCAACTTCTGTAACAAGCTGTGGAACGCCAGCCGCTTTGTGCTGATGAACACCGAAGGCCACGACTGCGGCTTTAACGGCGGCGAACTGGAGCTGTCGCTGGCCGACCGCTGGATCCTCGCCGAGTTTAATCAGACGGTGAAAGCCTACCGCGAAGCGCTGGACAGCTACCGCTTCGATCTGGCGGCCGGTATTCTCTACGAGTTTACCTGGAACCAGTTCTGCGACTGGTACCTGGAGCTGGCCAAGCCGGTGATGAACGGCGGCAGCGAGAACCAGCTGCGCGGCACCCGCAACACGCTGGTGACGGTGCTGGAAGCGCTGCTGCGCCTGGCGCACCCGATTATCCCGTTCATTACCGAAACCATCTGGCAGCAGGTGAAAGTGCTGAAGAACATCAGCGACGACACCATTATGCTGCAGCCGATGCCGGAGTTTGACGCCGCGCGCGTTGACGAGGCGGCGATGGCCGATACCGAGTGGCTGAAGCAGGCGATCGTTGCGGTGCGTAACATCCGTAACGAGATGAACATCTCCCCTGCCAAACCGCTGGACGTGCTGCTGCGCGGCGCCAGCGACGACGCGGCCCGCCGCGTGCAGCAGAACCACACCTTCCTGCGCACCCTGGCGCGCCTGGAGAAGCTGGAGCTGCTGCCGGCCGGTGACAAAGGCCCGGTTTCCGTCACCAAGCTGGTCGACGGTGCCGAGCTGCTGATCCCGATGGCCGAGCTGATCGACAAAACCGTCGAGCTGGAGCGTCTGGCGAAGGAAGTGGGCAAAGTGGAAGCGGAGATGGAAAAAATCACCGCCAAGCTGGGCAACGAAGGCTTTGTGGCACGCGCCCCGGAGGCGGTGGTCGCCAAAGAGCGCGAGCGTCTGGCCGACTTCGAACAGGCGAAAATCAAGCTGATCGAGCAGCAGGGCGTGATTGCTGCGCTGTAA
- a CDS encoding DNA polymerase III subunit chi, with translation MKNATFYLLETDTPVDGLSAQEALVCDLAGARWREGKRVLIACADEAQAIRLDEALWQRPADAFVPHNLAGEGPKYGAPVELAWPQRRGNAPRDLLISLLPQFADFATAFYEVIDFVPYEESLKQLARDRYKAYRSVGFHLNTATPPIA, from the coding sequence ATGAAAAACGCCACCTTCTATCTGCTGGAAACCGACACCCCGGTTGACGGGCTGAGCGCGCAGGAAGCGCTGGTCTGCGATCTGGCCGGCGCCCGCTGGCGTGAAGGCAAGCGGGTGCTGATCGCCTGCGCCGATGAAGCCCAGGCGATCCGGCTGGATGAGGCGCTGTGGCAGCGCCCGGCCGACGCCTTTGTGCCGCATAATCTGGCGGGGGAAGGCCCGAAATACGGTGCGCCGGTCGAGCTGGCCTGGCCGCAGCGCCGCGGCAACGCCCCGCGCGACCTGCTGATCAGCCTGCTGCCGCAGTTTGCAGATTTTGCCACCGCTTTCTATGAAGTGATAGACTTCGTTCCCTACGAAGAATCTTTGAAACAGCTGGCGCGCGACCGCTATAAAGCGTACCGCAGCGTTGGATTCCACTTGAATACGGCAACGCCGCCCATTGCCTAA
- the pepA gene encoding leucyl aminopeptidase, with the protein MEFSVKSGSPEKQRSACIVVGVFEPRRLSPIAEQLDKISDGYISALLRRGELEGKVGQTLLLHHVPNILSERILLIGCGKERELDERQYKQVIQKTINTLNDTGSMEAVCFLTELHVKGRNTYWKVRQAVETSKETLYSFDQLKSNKVEPRRPLRKLVFNVPTRRELTSGERAIQHGLAVASGVKAAKDLGNMPPNICNAAYLASQARQLADAYSRNITTRVIGEQQMKELGMNAYLAVGQGSQNESLMSVIDYKGNPDADARPIVLVGKGVTFDTGGISLKPGEAMDEMKYDMCGAAAVYGVMRMVAELNLPLNVVGVLAGCENMPGGRAYRPGDVLTTMSGQTVEVLNTDAEGRLVLCDALTYVERFDPEVVIDVATLTGACVIALGHHISGLLSNHNPLAHELIGASEQAGDRAWRLPMADEYQEQLDSNFADMANIGGRPGGAITAACFLARFARKYNWAHLDVAGTAWRSGKAKGATGRPVALLSQFLLNRAGLNGDD; encoded by the coding sequence ATGGAGTTCAGTGTAAAGAGCGGTAGCCCGGAAAAACAGCGCAGTGCCTGTATTGTAGTGGGTGTTTTCGAACCGCGCCGGTTATCACCGATTGCTGAACAGCTGGATAAAATCAGCGATGGCTATATCAGCGCCCTGCTGCGCCGCGGCGAGCTGGAAGGCAAAGTGGGGCAAACCCTGCTGCTGCATCATGTGCCGAACATTCTCTCTGAGCGCATCCTGTTGATCGGTTGCGGCAAGGAACGCGAACTGGACGAGCGCCAGTACAAGCAGGTGATCCAGAAAACCATCAACACCCTGAACGACACCGGATCGATGGAAGCGGTCTGCTTCCTGACCGAGCTGCACGTGAAAGGGCGTAACACCTACTGGAAAGTGCGCCAGGCGGTGGAGACCTCGAAAGAGACGCTCTACAGCTTCGATCAGCTGAAGAGCAACAAGGTCGAGCCGCGCCGCCCGCTGCGCAAGCTGGTGTTTAACGTGCCGACCCGCCGCGAGCTGACCAGCGGCGAGCGCGCTATCCAGCACGGCCTGGCCGTGGCCTCCGGCGTTAAAGCGGCGAAAGACCTCGGCAATATGCCGCCAAATATTTGTAACGCGGCGTATCTGGCCTCGCAGGCGCGCCAGCTGGCGGACGCCTACAGCAGGAACATCACCACCCGGGTGATCGGCGAGCAGCAGATGAAAGAGCTGGGCATGAACGCCTACCTCGCCGTCGGCCAGGGCTCGCAGAATGAATCGCTGATGTCGGTGATCGATTACAAGGGCAACCCGGACGCGGATGCGCGGCCGATCGTGCTGGTCGGTAAAGGCGTCACCTTCGATACCGGCGGCATCTCGCTCAAGCCGGGCGAAGCGATGGACGAGATGAAGTATGATATGTGCGGCGCGGCGGCGGTGTACGGCGTGATGCGTATGGTCGCCGAGCTGAACCTGCCGCTGAACGTGGTTGGCGTGCTGGCGGGCTGTGAAAACATGCCCGGCGGCCGCGCCTACCGTCCGGGCGACGTGCTGACCACCATGTCCGGCCAGACCGTCGAGGTGCTGAACACCGACGCCGAAGGCCGCCTGGTGCTGTGCGACGCGCTGACCTACGTTGAGCGCTTCGATCCGGAAGTGGTGATTGACGTGGCGACGCTGACCGGGGCCTGCGTGATCGCGCTTGGCCACCATATCAGCGGCCTGCTGTCGAACCACAATCCGCTGGCGCACGAGCTGATCGGTGCCTCCGAGCAGGCCGGCGACCGCGCCTGGCGTCTGCCGATGGCCGACGAGTATCAGGAGCAGCTGGACTCGAACTTTGCCGATATGGCCAATATCGGCGGCCGCCCCGGCGGTGCCATTACCGCCGCCTGCTTCCTGGCGCGCTTTGCCCGTAAGTATAACTGGGCGCACCTCGACGTGGCCGGTACCGCCTGGCGCTCCGGCAAGGCCAAAGGCGCCACCGGCCGCCCGGTCGCCCTGCTGTCGCAGTTCCTGCTGAACCGCGCGGGCCTGAACGGCGACGATTAA